The sequence cgggtccccgcccacctgattccctcattgcctgcacctgcctgcctgctcacctgcttcccatctcctcgttaccccagccctatatcttccctgcgtgtctctgtcttgttgctagttcgtttcagtgtgtttcacctgtctcatCCCCGCGCTTTATTTTCTCGAGAGTTGTTTGttacattgccgatcctgcctgtttcctgaccacgattcctgcctgctgttttggatctgatcgctgcctctcacctgcctgattcctgaccctgttctccctgactcccgattctggatttgcccccggattgcttctctgtgcttcgaaccctgcctgtccctggatttatgaactgcctgtccctttctattctcgcctgcaaccggaacatcctgcaGTCCCAGTCACCGGCGCTAACAGAACGAACTAGCCAGCATGGACACAGCGGACCTCCCACAGCTGAGGGCAGCCCTGGAGCTTCAAGGCGCTCTGTTGGGGGGACACCAGAGCCAGTTGGACTCCATCAGCCGGTCCCTCAACGGCTTCGCCGCCAGCCTCGTCGGGGTCACTGCTCagttgcagcagttgcagctgagtcAGGAAGATCGCCCTTTTCCGCCCGCTGCTGCCTCTTCGCCGGTTCCGCCCACGTCTCCCTGTCGGGAGCCCCGGCTGCCACCCCCTGAGTCATATGCGGGGGATCCTGGTACCTGCCgctcatttctctctcagtgttccCTGGGGTTCGaactgcaaccctccacgttccccacagaccgggcgaggatcgcctacatcatcaccctgctgacaggccgcgctagggagtggggtactgcagtctgggacgccggcgctcccttctgtcAGTCCTACGcagcctttgctgaggagatgaggagggtgttCGACTGCTCccggcagggccgcgaggcagcgagggagatgctgctgatccgccaggggggCCGGTCAGTGTCCGATTACGCCATTGACTTTCGCACCCTGGCCGGTGGAACGCGGAGGCACAGttcgacaccttcctccacggtcttgcGGAGCCCATCAAAGACGAGCTagccactcgggagctgcctCCCAGCTTCGATACTTTTGTGGACCTGGCCATCTGCGTAGatcagcgcctgtcgcagcgacgccgggagagagcAACCAGCAGCCTGCCCAGCCCTGTCCATCATCAGCCCCTCGTGACGGCGGCCAAGGGCCCTGCACCGCCATTTCCGGATGCTCCAGAGCCGATGCAGGTCAACCGCGCCCGCCTGTCCCCCATGGAGCGTCAGCGGAGgatcagcacccagtcctgcctgtactgcgggcaaCCTGgccatttcgtggcgacctgcccgGCTAAGGGCCAACGCTCACCCGTAGCGAGGGGATTCCAAGTGAGCGTCACCCCTTTACGCCATTTCCCTCAGACCCGTCCTTTGCtttcagccaccctgcttgtcggaggtcagagccacgctgtctccgtcTTGATCGACTCGGGGGCCGATGGCAGTTTTATTGACGccgacctggcagcccggctaCACCTGCCCTGCATCCCACTGCACTCGCCGTTGGaggcccacgcgatcaccggggcccctctggtccgcgTAACtcacgccactcccccggtgaacttcctcgtctcgggcaatcaccgcgaggagatcgtgCTTAACGTCATCAGTTCCCCTGTCACCCCTGGCTAACCCGACACAACCGCCACATCGATTGGGAGGGCAAccggatcctgggctggagccctttttgccactcccactgccttcggaACGCCGTGGCCCCTGTATCGCCGGTTGCGTCAGCGCCCGAGGatttcccggacctgtcggcactgccgccagagtacatggacctgaagctggtttttagtaagtcccgcgccacctcgttgcctcctcatcgcccgtatgattgcgctatcgacctgctgcccggctcgtcccccccccAGGGGGCGCCTGTTTTCCTTGTCTCCACCAGAGAcggaggccatgaataaatacatccaagAGTCCCTTGCGGCTGGCCTCATTCGCCCTTCTTCCTCGCCTGCAggagccggattcttcttcggggggaagaaggacggctccctccgtccctgcatagattatcggggcctcaacgccatcacggTAAaaaaccgctaccccctgccgcttctgtcATCCGCCTTTGAGTCGCTacagggcgccaccatcttcacaagactcgacctccgcaatgcctaccacctggtcaggattcGAGAGGGGGACGAAtggaagacggcgttcaacaccccaTCTGGCCACTATGAATACTTGGTCATGCCGTTTGGTTTGACGAATTCACcagccgtgttccagtccctaGTCAACGACGTCctccgggacatgctgaaccggttCGTGTTTGTCTACTTGGATGACATCTTAATTTactcccgctccctgcctgagcacgTACAACATGTCCGCCGCGTCCTCCAGCGTCTGCTCGAAAACCACCTCTACGTAAAAGTGGAGAAGTGCGCTTTTCATCAGagcaccacttccttcctgggcttcgttATCACGGCAGGAAGAATCcgtatggaccggcagaaggtttGCGCtgtcgaggagtggcctcgccccacctcccgcagagAACTGCAGCGATTCCTTGGTTTCGCTAatttctaccgccgcttcataCGCAATTACGgtacggtagcggctcccctcaccgcccttaCATCCATTAACCGAGCGTTCACCTGGTCTCCGATTGCCGAGGAGGCGTTCCGCGACTTGAAAGCTCGGTTCACCTCagcgcctgtcctgacccaaCCCGACCCTGCTTGCCAGTACCTGGTGGAGGTAGACGAGTGTTCCGTTCCTGGTATGGACCGACCACAAGAACCTCGAGTACGTCAGATCGGCTAAGCGCTTgaatccccgacaagcccgctggtccctgttttttTCCCGCTTTGATTTTACCCTGTCCTACAGTCCGGGCTCTAAGAACAGTAAGCCTGATGCCCTCTCACGCCAGCACGCCCCGGCCGAAGACTCACAGGAGCCCAGCACCGTCCTGCCAGCAAGATGCGTTGTCGCCGCGGCGCTTTGGGACGTTgagaccgccgtccgcaccgtcctccagaacgaaccgggtcccagctcttgtccccctaaccgcctctttgttccccagtctgtccgttctcaggtcctgcagtgggggcattcatccaggctcgctggccaccctggagcccggcgcaTGGCGGCGTTCATtggccagcggttttggtggcccagcATGACGGAGGATATCCggagcttcaccgccgcctgctcggtctgcgcccagagcaagacctccacccgacctcccgccggtctgctgcaacccctgcctgttcccagacggccctggtctcacatcgccctggacttcgttaccGGCCTGCCCCCATccgacggtaacaccgccatcctcaccatcgtggaccggttttccaaagccgtgcacttcatccccttacccaaactgccctccgccagggagaccgctcagtTACTCATTAGCCAGGTgttccggctgcacggtctacccttcgatgtggtgtccgaccgagggCCCCAATTCACATctaacttttggagggcgttttgcaggttactgggggccaccatcagtctgtcctctggttttcacccccagtccaacggccagaccgagcgggccaaccagcagctggagacggtgctacgatgcctgacatctcgggagccgtcggcgtggagccagcacctcaCCTGGGTCGAATACGCTGttaactcccttccctctgcttccacggggctatcgcccttccagtgctgtgtgggctaccaacctcccctattcccggcccaggaggaggaggtgggggtcccctcggcaacggcgtttgtgcGGCGCTGCCACCacacctggagacgcgcgcacaccgcactgctccgctcctcggctcgggctaagcggtttgctgaccgccaccgctccaaggcaccccgctatcgccagggtcagcgagtgtggctctccacccgggacctttccctcaaggtggactcccgcaagctggctccccgcttcatcggcccctttccaATCGCGAAagtgatcagccccacggcggtccggctgaagctcccgctctctcttcgccgtgtccaccccacctttcacgtctccaagatcaagcccgtcgtccgcagccgtctctgcccagctccccgggctcctccgccgccccgcctgatcgacggagcggtagctcacaccgtgcgccgcctgctgaaagttcggcgtcgggggcgcggtctacaatacctggtggactgggagggttacggtcccgaggagaggagctgggttcctgccagggacatcctggatccggctctgatccgggacttccaccgccggcaccctggcgaacccgctgtgacgcctggtggcgtccgtagggggggggggggggggtactgtcagggctccgcccccttaagccgcagtgtttttgttttccctgtccttgtgcttttgttttccttgtgttcctgccccgccctgctccccgccgggtccccgcccacctgattccctcattgcctgcacctgcctgcctgctcacctgcttcccatctcctcgttaccccagccctatatcttccctgcgtgtctctgtcttgttgctagttcgtttcagtgtgtttcacctgtctcgtccccgcgctttaTTTTCTCGAGAGTTGTTTGttacattgccgatcctgcctgtttcctgaccacgattcctgcctgctgttttggatctgatcgctgcctctcacctgcctgattcctgaccctgttctccctgactcccgattctggatttgcccccggattgcttctctgtgcttcgaaccctgcctgtccctggatttacgaactgcctgtccctttctattctcgcctgcaaccggaacatcctgcagtccgcgtttgtgtcctgACCACCGGCACTAACACCTTCCTCCTCCAGGTGTTGCCAAAACGCCCTGTCCCGTACTGTAAAAGATCACATAAAATTGCACTACCATCATAAGCATACTACAAAGTGGTGAGAACTTTTTTGACAAAGTAGACATTGGTGTGAGATCTACACTGCCCTACATTACACCCATAGacagtaaaaaaaggaaaaaaaaaaagaacagcacaacATGCACGAGACTTTCCATCCACCCGATACTAGGACTAATCTGTGTGGAACATGCTGTTGGGCTTGTTTTGAAAGGGGTAGTCACTTACTCCTCTCTGTGTAGAATGTAGAAACATTGACCTTAACCTAAAACATACCTTTCGCTTGTGGCAGAACTTGCTCTCATCAATATGAACCACCATATCAACTCCACCAATTCtttgtctcttcttttttctcattttcttcaggcttttcacacacacacgggttTCTGAAACATCTTGGACAGAGTTCTAGAACTTCCAGCAATTCCATCTTGCAGCATGTCAATCTGCCTCATGCCCAAACTCTGAgaaaatctaaaataataataataatgataatatctAAGATAGacatcaataaaataataataataagcctTAACACAACATATTCAGTTGGAtgatttgttattgttatggtATTTGGCTGATGCTTTAGTTCAGAAGATGTAAAAACTGTTGGGAGCCAGTGAAGGGTAATCAGCGGAAGAGTTACATGTGTCCTCTTGGCTGATCATCTGCAATGGGCTTACCACCCAGGCAGGGCTGGTATATTAGCATTGCAATAGTGTAGTCTAGAATGGCCTGCTCCAAGAATTGTGTAGACTGGCTCTGATCTTTCAGATGTAATAGAAACGTAGCTGGTCCATCACGATACCCTAAGTGTCTTGTAGGTTTTGTTGCGAGTAAATGATATTGAGTTGGATGTTAATACAGTAGATGGCAGACAGTAGACACAGGTAGTTACAAAGACCATTggcctctctgtgtcagtgctcctgccccctagctatggtgtttttgtttttcctgtccatgtgcttttgttttccttgtgttctagccctgccccgctccccgcccggtctccacccgcctgattgcctcattgccttcacctgcctgcctgcacacctgcttcccatcccctcgtcaatcctgccctatatcttccctgcgtgtccctgtcctgttgctagttcgtagcagcaTTTTCACCTGTTTCGTCCCCACCGTTTCgcttctgtgcattttttccgTGTTTGACCTGACTGTCGCTGActcgattcctgcctgccgctctgcTCTGTTCGCCTGATTATTTTGTCTTCCCGGTGTTtcgaccttgcctgctcctgATCCCCCCGAACCTGGATTGCCCTCTGACTGCTTCgctggttttgaccctgcttgctTGTCTTTACGATTCTGCCTGTGACATCAATAAACCTGCTCGTAACTCGACTCTCcggtggtctgcgactgagtccttgtcTGAGCCTTGACACTCTGGACTTGTgcaattttcacaaaatgttacctatgtatgtatttcatcCAGCTGAAAAGGCTACAGTGGGACTTAAATAAGATTGAGCCTCTTCTGACACTCCTTCTCTGACGTCTGCATTTCTTACGTCGACATTTCctcaaaattacaaaatataagTGTTACCTCATGCTCATGGATGTGTCATTTACATTCGGTTATCATTAATATCTCTAAgcaaatgctgtgtgtgtgttaatgtgaaaGCGATAGACATGTACATGTAGGTACACCATTGTAAAGTAGCAcatgtttcctgcgctcgcgAGAATATTTTCTGCGCTtgcgacttttgacataaatctgacgccataaTGTTGgatctaaataaaaataaaaaatccctCACATTTCCTGTAAGAGGAAAtgccagaaaataataaaaatactcGCTGAACGCTGAACATTGAAATTACAATACCTTAACAATCCATGTAGAACAGTACCACATAGTGGTAATTAATAACAGCAGCTTGGACTTCAAGCCATGACAAATATAGGTGTGTAGGCTATACATTCTACAATAACAAATAGAGCATACAGTAGCCTATCATAGGTCTACCActaccaaccccccccccccccccatcccccaccttTAACGTTTCCTTTCCGTTTAGACACAAGCCTATAGACTGACAGGTAGATAAGGCTAACGTACATAGAgaacattatatacatattgtCACTGATTCTATTTGCAGTTGTAAAGATACACATAAGCCTACTGATTGCATTGTAGCTGCATAACAAGGCTAAGCTTACTTACCAGACAAAGTTGTCAATACATCAGAACTTCGCCATCCTCATTTTGTGGTCACATCTCTTACATTTCATGAAGCCACACAATTAACTTCAACgctgttttgtcagtttcattCACATAAACTTTTTTAACAGTTGCTGATGCAACCTCATCTCTCTCTATCAAATGCGCACctgatttattttgaaaacagcaGGGGAAACATAACGGAAAACAGTTGTTTGCTCGACAGCTCCACCGTACGGTGTATAGTACTACATGAGGCGGTTGCAACTTGCATCAGAGATATTGCATCGAGTTGGTGCACAACCACAGGTCTAATTTGCGGTAAGTTACCTTAAGTTacataaattaacattaacgGTGTGCTGATAGAAGATGTTTGGATATTCACAACATTCACACTTTCcaatctgaaatgcattcttttttctcTGGTCAGGGGATGAACGAACACAAGACAAGAGCACGCACTCGAGCTGCCAGTGATGACTCACAAGGTATTAAGTTTCTCATAAATCACAGATTATTGCTaggtaatgttagctagccagttaacTTACTTAAGTTACAGTAACCAACTTTTTGGTTGGCTTGTAAGCTAGCGTTACTTCACAGTTCTCACCATGGGGTGCTTGATAGCTATttagctatttttttattttgcatatatcCATGCAACAGAAAGTATGTTCTGCTGTAGCTACATCGACCTACAATGCCACTGTTAATGATGCTAGGTAACTGCTGATTATTGTGTAATCGATGCAGTCACGCCTACCACTTCACCTAACCCATGGTTGTGTTAGCAAAAGTAAACCATTACTCTGCGTTTCTACACTAACAAATCCATTCGGTTCACTACTTAGCGACCTGCACAGACCTGGCAAGTTATCTAACTGATAAAATTCTACGTCATGATTTCTAGTACTGTATAAATTGAAAGCGATGTTACACCAAGCTAACTAACTAAAATCAAACCTTAGCtggctatctagctagctattcaTGTGGCTACAGAGGAATTAAGATTTTGGTCTCCCTGCGGTCCCATTTCACAACCGAGTTATGCTAGGAATAGATATTCATTTGGATAGGCTAttgctaattagctagcttgttaCCCATCAAGCAAGTTTGTTCACCGGCTACAAATACTAGTTCACCAAGAGGGCGTTAATGGCATGCTAAAAATGACCAAGATAAATAGATACTATCACTTGTTAAATTTTTTTACCAGACTTCTTTCTGCGGATTGATATAATTGGACGTGGTCCTCCAGAGTCTATGATCAGAACTGCGTCCGTAGCAACGGTCTGTTATTCATAGCAGCGGTTTGCTATTCAGAAATAACAGACCATAGAATGCTGTAATTGACCAATCAGAATCAAATATTCAACAAAGTCgtgtaataaatataaataaatcagattttactGATGCAGAGATGTTAGAAAtgatgcatcccgagttcatcccaaattgtatccggtgtacacttttttttaattggggcAATTGCATTGTAAACTTATATGTcggtgcaccgatgcgaatctgtgaatcttaccatccctagtctgtaaacaataccacatgctggcctgaatttatacgTCTCACTGTGCAACCTAAGtgcgcaatgcatacctctattcctgcgacatgattggcagtttgtgattcatttctgtgcatgctatctaaGTATGAAAGTTAATTATATCGAACGTTTATTTCTATGAAGTAAAATTATATTgcgataattattgttattgttttatcgcccagccctataactattaattacaaaaggggatggaaaaggaaaagaatttTAATTGACTATCACAAGCAAGGCTAACATTTGataactagactaagatgtcaataaaaatgtatgcctggtttcttgaggcagacagtggatggttctTGCagcacacaatacacaaatacacaaaagtgtatttctcaaaattatgttgtaaatTATTCCCCAAACAgctgaatagtctttccaactttccctaatgaattAAAGGTGGGAGTGATTGAtgttaactctagctatttattaaattagcgaacatccaaagtaagctagtaaaACTCTGCTCCAACGATAACTACTATGCAATGGATAAACTAttctattcattcatcacattacctctgtctgcttcctgttttcccccctcttttcttctctttcttccctgtgcaccagagggctttggtcttttAGTCTGCTGATGTTAATCGTATCACATTTCacagtcagtgtcactcactagttcagataactcgcacaccaggccaggccaggccacCAAGCagttcacagacacagaggtaaATAAAAATTTAACAACCTTTATTAAAAGTAATTTGTACATTGTAATTGTAGATAACACATAATACCAAAGCTCCAAACCAAGCTCACAAATGTTATTTCTCTTGCAGCCACCCCCAACCATTCTTCCActctaacacccccccccccccccccccctcccccaagggAACTGCACATGCTACAGGTACATGCTCTGATGcgcacacatttcacacacattgcAGGTTTGTGTCTGGCTAGTGTAATTTTCCCACCATCAGCAATCTCATTCAGCAAGGTGCAGTGAACCAATCTCTGTTTTAGGGCATTCACTGGGTCATGTTAACAAGTTTTcttcacagcaaacacaataacaaaacacagTTAAATTTAAGACTCTAGACAAGTACATGAAACAGGGTGCTATTACctcattttcacattgaaaaGGTCTGTCCCTTTGACTTTAACAGCTCTGAAAGCTCTTTCGCGAACAGCAGTCAGTTTTAATCCATAAATTAAGGGGTTAAAAACAGGTGGGATTATCAGAAATTCTAAAGCCAAAAAATTACGTACACTCCGTGAGAAATCCCTTGATCCATATCGAGTATACATTATGTCAAAAACTACTGCAGTTGCGAAATTAGTTAGAGACAGCAAATGTGGCACACAGGTATgcataaatttgtttttgttctctgtaGATTTCATACAAGCAGTAATCAATTTACCGTATGAACAAATAATAAGAATTAAAATAGAAACATACAAAATGATTccaataaatgtataaatattgttAATGCCAGCAGGCTCACAAGAAAGCTTTACTATAGACCAGTTGTCACAATAGAGTTTGTCAATGTGGGATCCACATAATGACAACCGGTTTGTCAACACAAGTGCTATAGTTAACGAGGCAGCAGGCAAAAGCCAGGAAAACAGGAGCAATTTTACTACAGTTTTGTTTGTCATAACAGAGCAATAATCCAAAGGCCTGCATATTGCCACATACCTGTCATAAGACATCACTGATAACGTTGTCAATTCACACAGTGTCGAGCCATAAATCACGAAGAGTTGCAAGTAGCACCCACCGAAAGATATCACATGGGTATCAGAGATTAAATCATACAGGAATTTCGGGTAGAAACCAGTTGTTCCAAACAGTGCATTAATACACAGATTACACAGGAAGATGTACATGGGCTCATGGAGGCATTTCTCCAGCAAGATTGTCAGTATCAAAATCAGATTCAGTATAATTATTAGAAGAtacacagcaagagagagagcaagacatgTTTGTTTGACTGACATTGATTCTTccagctgagagagagtgaacacAGTAAAATGAGATATATTGTCCATAAATGGTCTTCTTTGGTTCAACACCAAACAGAAACTAAAAAACTGAACACTTGAAATCGATAATTGGTCAACTGAATTAAAACCATGAAGAGTAAATATTTACCAACGTAATTTCCACAAGGTGTAGTATTCCTTTTCTTCTGTGCTCTTAATTAAAGTTGCTTCATAGTATTTAACATATTAtgcatgaataatgtaaaaaataattcttCAGTGTTATGAGAGCTAATTTGATTTTTAGGTTACTTTTCTCTTTGTCAATGGATTATTGTCTGTCAAAGACAGTTGTAATTTGGATAATTCTTTGAGCTGTGAAAGGATTCCCTCCACACTGATGAATGTTACTCCAGGTCCTACTGGAAGCTGTGAGAAAGATTGTACAGAACATCAGATGTGAAACAATGTATCTCAGCATTTATGCTCTGCCTTTTTATGTCTTTCTTCAGCCAATTAGTCAAACATCCCTCGAGACCCAGGACTCCCCAGACACAAAGTAATGATAGTGcatatgaaagaaatgtttgtgtggATCACTCGTACCGCATATGCAAATACACGTCTAGGCATGATGACAAGCCATTTTTGCCATTCTGATAATACTGTACAACTATCAAATTAATACATTAACAACATGACCTGTCACAGTTCagcttcattaaaatgtgttccaGTTGgggataaataaatatacttcGATTTTAATCAGTAGATTAGTAGTGTAATTCATAGTTTACAGACCACTGATGCGTAATTGAAGCTATGTTTAACAGTATCAATATCAAAGTGGAGTTTAAATCATTATTGGAAAATTGGTGTGTGTTGTTTAggtgtaattttttgttttttacagttacagttgtATTTCTCTCACTAATATAATTGCTCGCTTCACTTTTttccagctagctagttattttGGTAGCAGACTAATGATAGTAAGCAAATTGCCTGTGAGTCCGTAAATGGAGAATATTGTGGATCGAATTCTAACGTGACTTGTTTGAATCCATTAGTTATGAAGGGAAAAAGCACTATAAATGAGAAAATAGAGCAATAcctgttatttatttgattcTGAAGTTGGATCTAAAAATCCATCTTTCCAGTTCAGTTCTTCTGGCCGAAGGGGAAATGCCAGAAATTTACATTGCTAACCAAATTAGGCATCTTTTCACAAAACAGATGTCTAATGAACCACTGGAATGGAAATGATAAAGGCATAATGCAGTtgttacatatacatatgaGACATATATGTTGCACTGGAAAATTAGCAGACACTGGCCATTTTTGTCAAAAAGTTATACTTTATCTATTTTAAccattgattttaaatgatctcattaaaaaaacatgttttctacCATGGTCCCTATATTTGAAAGACAAAATCATCATCAAAGCACACTTGCAAAGCCTTAAATAATATCATGTGTGGGCTGAGATTTATGGACATGCTCGTTCAGAACAAAAATCTTTAAGTTTATGTGATTATGTGTAATAATTAGCAGAAACCTTTGAAACCCTGCACAATTCAGAATTATTTGAAAGCTTTTAATGTAACTTCACCATTCTGTAGCACCAAGTGTTTCAAATTACTTCATCACAACCAACAGGACAGCATTTTACAAGATACAATCTTGCTGTGATGCATCATTTCCCAGAAACAACAGTCAATGGCAACCTGCATCAGATGTCTTGAAAGGTTTTTAGTTTCCTCTGGATGGCGAGGCGCTTCGCCTCTTGCTAATGCCCGTCTGTGAACTGCTACAGTGATACCTGGTGATGCGCATTTGTGTGCGTGCTCTCTGTAAATAGCTGTAAATACTTTCTTTGTGTTACCATTTTGTTATTTAGCGGGTAGTAAGGGGTGGGTGCCGTTTtctgttgttggttttttctcttgttttcagatagttagggagtcagggaagagactgtattttattttcttattttctttggttaggtaatttattccctttctcctcagtAAGTTGTgctctgtttgttattttggccttGCCCACCCCTGACGTTTTGTGTTAATAAAAGCTTTATTTACGATGTGAGTGTTCTGGACTGGAGACAAGAAAAGGGGGGGTGTCCAcacgttttattttatgttacacCTCACCCTAGACGGGGGGAAGACCAGACCACACCCACCATAATAAAGTCTCTGTTGAGTGACACAATTCAAAGTAAATTTCAATTCTGTATGACTAtgcataaaaagaaatacaaagctGTTCAACTAGACCCAGAgtggcaggggtggggtggggggcacctGCTGTAGTGTAGAATAACAGATGAATGCATAGTCCTGTCCATTCTAGTTACCCCTAGAAttacttttcattcattttgcacaaaaatgtttttgtgaagcAACGtctcacatttttacacacgtctttaaaagattttttttacttgtagtTGATAACAGCCTATGACGAGCTGGCTGGGCATTGCACTCT comes from Megalops cyprinoides isolate fMegCyp1 chromosome 3, fMegCyp1.pri, whole genome shotgun sequence and encodes:
- the LOC118774169 gene encoding olfactory receptor 1086-like yields the protein MDNISHFTVFTLSQLEESMSVKQTCLALSLAVYLLIIILNLILILTILLEKCLHEPMYIFLCNLCINALFGTTGFYPKFLYDLISDTHVISFGGCYLQLFVIYGSTLCELTTLSVMSYDRYVAICRPLDYCSVMTNKTVVKLLLFSWLLPAASLTIALVLTNRLSLCGSHIDKLYCDNWSIVKLSCEPAGINNIYTFIGIILYVSILILIICSYGKLITACMKSTENKNKFMHTCVPHLLSLTNFATAVVFDIMYTRYGSRDFSRSVRNFLALEFLIIPPVFNPLIYGLKLTAVRERAFRAVKVKGTDLFNVKMR